ggggcggagcctcaggagagagacacacacagagacaaggcTGACCAGCTGCTGCAGTATGCACTCATCATGTTCCCTggaggttagacacacacacacaggcatgcatgtAGGTATGGatgcacactcatacacacacctatgcGCTCGCGGGCAGAAAACGACACACACTTGACTCATGAACGCATCCACCTCCCATAGTGATGGCACGCACACAGAACTAGCGGCTGGAGTAAATGATTGTGGCCCCGAGTGCTCTCTGATCCTGGTATTACACATGGGGACTCACTTAGTGACTGTGTCTATCCatcgagcatgtgtgtgtgtgttcctcagcgCTGATGCCTCTGCTGGACCTGTGCACAGTGCAGCCAGATGCAGCCGTATCGGCTCATGCCTTCTTCGGCCATCGGAGTCAGCTGGGGTACAACATCCTGACTCACACTgcagtatttctctctctctctctctctctctctctctctctctctctctctctctctccgtgttctCTCTGGAAGTGCTCCTCTTTTTATAgtctctctctactgtctttctctctttggtcTCATTCTGtagtatatctctctctccagctcccttgCAGTCTCTTTGTCTCAATTCCTTTTGAAGTCCttttctctccgtttctctctctgcagtctctctgcGTTTCTTTTACAGTACTTTCTCAGACAGATACATTGAATTCAAGCATGCATTGACATTCTAGCCATGGAGTATTCATTTATCATATCATATCATGCATTACTTCTAACCGTATACATCACAGTATGGTAGGCGTTAAGAAGCACTACTTGTTTTTCTTGTCTTTCGTTGTCGTCTCCCTCCAGACAGCCCCCAGCCCTGGCGGAGCTGGTGGGTCTGTACGTGGGGCGGAGCCATATGCTGTGGCGTGAGGGCGGGGTGCTGTTTTGGCTGGAGCAGAATGTGGCGCAGGTGCTGCTCAGAGTGGACAGCAATGAACCTCTGGTAGAGGACTGCCTCAACAAGTAGGGACCTGCTAACTATTAGTaactattagtgtgtgtgtgtgtgtgtaaaccctgTCAAATTAGAATCAACTGACCCATTAGGATTTCCAAGGGCAGACATTAGTTGATACGTCGGAATGTTCACTCTGaaattgaaagtgtgtgttaatgtttcTTCCTTTGAAGGAGCGGCAATAAGTAGCACATTTTTAGGGAGTGGCGTTGAAATGGTCCTCCTGAAGTGTGATTAGAAGGACTTAATcttaggagtcagatggctgagcggttagggagtcgggctatcaatcagaaggttgttggtttgattaccGGCTGTGagaattgacgttgtgtccttgggcaaggcacttcaccctacttgcctcagggagaatgtccctatacttactggaagtcgctctggataagagcgactgctaaatgactacatgtaatgtaaatgtaatgtcatgacattctgcccccccctccctccaggaggaaggagaggtacCAGAGTCCTTCCCGCAACATCCATCGCCATGTCATCCTGTCTGAGATCAAGGAGGCCACCTCCGCCCTTCCCCTGGTGAGGTGCACTCTGCTAACACACAAACCTGCACCCTTCCCCTGGTGAGGTGCACTCTGCTAACACACAAACCTGCACCCTTCCCCTGGTGAGGTGCACTCTGCTAACACACAAACCTCCGCCCTGCCGATGGTGAAGTGCACTCTGAACCCTGCCGCCTCATTATTAAGAAagcacttttttccacaataacATGTTTTGGATAACGTTTAGAATGTTGTGGTGTGTATTCATAAAGCTTTTGTCATTTATCTGTGGTAGTTAAGAACATAGTGTTGTGTATTCACAGGATGTGACCACTCAACCAATAATGGGGTTCGACCCACTCCCCCCTTTGGACTCCTTGGTGTCGTATTCCCGACCAGAGAGGTAAACTTCTCCTCTCCAAACTCTTTACCTGTGCTTAAGCTGTGGTAACCCACCCAAGCCTTGAGGATCTCTTGGCGGTAGCCTCTCTCCAGCAAGCTGCCtctcctcacccacccacaAAAAACACTTTGACCTGCTCAGTAGAGGTTAATGAGTTCCTGTCCTCCTGCAGATCTTCTCTCTGCAGGAACATGTGCAGGACGTGCATTCTGCCCTGCGTCTGCTCTCAGTCATGTGATGCTGTTTGCGGTGGGGCGGGAGGGGACATGATGAATACAATTCTGTTGACAAATACAAACTGAAATGAGGCATCAGCTGAAGAATGTTCTGGAGCTGGAACCCAGGGTTAAAGAGTAAAAGGGATTATTAAAGAAGTGCATGAGTACTGAGGATGGTTACATGAGTACTGAGGGTGGTTACATGAGTACTGAGGGTGGTTACATGAGTACTGAGGGTGGTTACATGAGTACTGAGGGTGGTTACATGAGTACTGAGGGTGGTTACATGAGTACTGAGGGTGGTTACATGAGTACTGAGGATGGTTACATGAGTACTGAGGGTGGTTACATGAGTACTGAGGGTGGTTACATGAGTACTGAGGGTGGTTACATGAGTACTGAGGGTGGTTACATGAGTACTGAGGGTGGTTACATGAGTACTGAGGGTGGTTACATGAGTACTGAGGGTGGTTACATGAGTACTGAGGGTGGTTACATGAGTACTGAGGGTGGTTACATGAGTACTGAGGATGGTTACATGAGTACTGAGGGTGGTTACATGAGTACTGAGGGTGGTTACATGAGTACTGAGGGTGGTTACATGAGTACTGAGGGTGGTTACATGAGTACTGAGGATGGTTACATGAGTACTGAGGGTGGTTACATGAGTACTGAGGGTGGTTACATGAGTACTGAGGGTGGTTACATGAGTACTGAGGGTGGTTACATGAGTATGGGTAGTTGTGTTTCCGGTCCTCTGTTTGCTCAGGCGCTTGTCAAGGCCATGCCTCTGAACAggcactctctatctctgtctgaacTCCGCCTTTCTGACTCCACATGGCCCCTGAAGGCTGTTCTACTAAATATAGAGGATGTATTAATGATAAttgctttttttttatatatatctaaTTTTGTCTCTTGTGGATAGTTTAGCTAAAAATAAACTGCAACTATATCGTCAGTTTAGTGTAGGGAATTTGAGAGACAAAAGCCTGTGGCTAGAAGTTGTGTCCCTGGCCCTCATCACAGGCAGTGACATCATCTCCTACCAGAATTGCAGGTTACTATGGAGACGGCGGGCTCTGTGATCTTTGgtcacttctgtgtgtgtgtctatcattcattgtctctctttctcactgtctgtctctcactgtctgcctctctttctccctctctctttatttgtctCTCATATAGACCAAGTGTGGGTGCTTCTAATGAGAGTACCTTGTCACTGTTCTTCCGCTCTCTGCTGCCCAACTTCAACCTACAGGTGAGTAGCTATAATCTTTTGTGAAAATACATTGTGTCATTGATGTGCTGGGATGCAGACGTCCCTCCTAGTGTCCCTCTCTAATCCTGGTCCCTTTCAAAAGGGTGACAAATGTGGAACATTAGAGCTGTGAAGGCATATGACCTCCCCACACTCTGTAAAAATAGACGGACGATGTCAACCCCTTCTCAGAAGGCTCAACAATGGCAACATTCATAGAGCAGAAATGCTGCCTGGGCTACGACCGGCCTGGCTCCTTTGCCATAGTGATAAATTACACAAACTGCCCCACTGAGTGAGAGCACATGGTCGCTGGAGCAAAGAAATTAGAAGTATCAAACAAATTTTGGGGCAAATTGGTGACCGGAGTTCTACCAAAAAAGTGTTTTGACAGGAGGTTAAGACTAATATCTTGTGATCCTCTTGAGACTTTGACCAGAACATCCATAAGCCTGATGGCATAGGAAATGTCTAACATCTAAAAAACATGAATTAATTTCTAACTAATGACATACAGCTACATCTATTACCTGAAGTGAAATAAGAGTTTTGCACATCTCCTTTCTTAGATGTCATTCATGGGTTAGACCAGAATGAACCCTGACCCCTCCCAGCTGACCCTaactaaccttaaccctgaccACAGCTGATACCCCAACGAACCATGAACCTGACCACAGATGTGACCCTAACTAATCATTAACTTGACCACAGATGAAACCCTAACTAACCCTTTACCTGGCCACAGGTGAGACCAGAGTTGCCTCTAACCCTGACCTCTGCTAGACCAAAGTCCAGCAGCAGGTCCTATTGATATGGGTGTGAAACTCAAATCTGTATGTGAAACTCACCAAAGGCCTCATAATGCCAACCATCATGATCTTGGTACTGAaatgaaagagatggagaaatgcAGTTGGGGTGGCAGAGATGCTGTTAGGATGTGGAGTAGATGCTGACTACCTAGCATGTTtggtgttgttctgtgtgtctggttAACACAGTTAGCTCCTGGATCTATGAACACAGCTCTCAGTGAAACTCATCAATGTTTGTATGTCATTCTTAAAACACTGAAAACACTTTGTCAGATAATTCAAATTGGATTACATAAATCCAAGTTAATTTCAACACCTAGTTATCAAACAGGCTGCACTTGTGTGCAGACACAAGTGAATGATTTATGGTAAATGTATATGTGACACTAAAAGAGGAAGTTTAGGTTTGGGGCGAGACAGGCAAGACTAACTGTTTTACAGTGGATCACCACACACTCCAACCTTTCAACTAGgtgttgtcatggagatgacATGCAGCTCTCTGTTTCCACAGGGCGGCCAGAGACCGGAGGACGACCTGGAAGTGGCTCGCGCAGGGCGGGAGCTTAACCAGGAAGTAAACCGTCTGATGGTGGCCATGAGAGACATGCTGGCCAACATCCAGTTCCAGGAGCCACCCAGAGAGGACAACCCTGACAGGGATGAGGAAGAATGGGACTAAGATGGGAAGAAAATAAGGTGCATGAACtagaagaggtggggggggggggataaggaTGAAGAACATGGAAGGAGAGCTGAGAAAACAAGTAGAATGCAACACCTGAGACGGCTACCATAAGAACAGATCAAGATCATGTTCTGGTGGATGAAACAACATGTTAATGAGGGTCTGGTTCATTTCTCTAATTATAACATTCTGAAATGCACCCTGGTCCTACACTCTCTTCCTTtcgcctccctctcttctccctcatccctccatttctTCTCAGTTTGACAGAATCTACTTGATAAAAACATCTGTTTGCTTATCAAGAATATAACATGGgctttttgtgaaaatgttAATATTGGGTTTGATCATGAGAGAAATCAATTTGCTGTTTCAAAAATGGATGGGCTCCAGTAGTGATGTCCTAACAGCCAAGTGACGGTCAACTGCAATGCTTTCACTCAAGATGAATTCTGATAAAAGTCAGAACTGCTCAATAAAGTGTCACATGATCATAACACATGGTTTAAAAACAGGAAGTCATTGATGTTCATATTGTTTCACAGTAAACTTTTATTGATTTAAATATAATTTGGCTTATCGGAAGAAATTTATTCTTTTTAGAAGTTGTCCTCACTgattacaaaataaatgttcCTAATGTTTGAATAAGTTTCAATAAGTTTATTGGAAGTGTAAAATCAATTCTGTGCAAAGTCCACTTATCTTCTTTAAAACATTTTTAGTTTCATGGAACATCAAAAAAACAAGGCCTTCAGTATACTTTCTGCTCATGTAGAGATGGAAGAATCCTTCATATTAATACCGTAATGTTTTAAGTTGAATTACTGATAACTGGATACATcctaggaggagagatgagtgtACCCGGTGACCGAGGCAAGAAGATGGCCTCGTCCTTGGATGTTCTGGCAGAGGAACATGTCCCATGACATTCATTTGCGTTGCTGAATAGTTCTCATTCACATATAAACATTTGAAAATGTCTGTGGATCTGCAGTAGGAGGCATACATGTATGAAATGCTATGAAATATATGGATCTTTCCTGTACTATATACTCATCAGAGCTACACATGGTAAGTCACCGTACGGGCCTAGTACTAAACACTCCGGCAGCCTGTTGGCTGTGTTGCAGAGGCCACATGACGGTGCGCCCAAAGGGTCCTTCCTGCTGCTCAACCAGCTCCTTGTTCCTGTCTACCTGTGGCTGCAAGCTAGTCATGAGGAGCCATCATGTGAGGTGTCCCCTCCACTGTACTGACACCCCTCCCCAGAGGCAGCACAGGCCACACCCCCTTCCAGAAATACAGATTGGGCTCAGTATAGACACCAGGGAAAGCCAGAGAAACATTCACTGTAAAGTTGTCTGAAGTGATAAacaatgtgtatgagtgttcaggtgtgtttgtcatggccagcatgtacagtatgtagtgTATGAGTGTGGAAGTGGGTATGGTGCAGATAACTCTCTGGCCTGTGTATTGTTTACAAGTGGACTGTTTCTCCCAGTTCATGGAGGAGGACGTTCCATGTGGACGTAATGATGTAACAGTCTCATAATTACAGTGTGAAGCCTCATTTTTAAGACATGGCTTTGAGGGTTGCTGTTCAAATGGGCTCACTGCTGTCATTTGAGTGTTAATGGCCACTGCCAGGACACCTTTTATTCCTGTTGCtgtatgtgtatgagagtgtctttgtgagtgagagagtaagCATTACAATACACAAACCGATCTGATGCTTATCTAGCTCATGGGGCCCCTTGCCACACAGACTCAACAAGAGTAATGCAgcattaaaaaaacacacacaaactgaccttTCTTGACTTCCCTGGTCCAGGAAGTTGCAGTCCAGGAGATACTCATATAGATTTCATTTCCATGAGTTAATGAGCTTGATTTGCTGCATGCAGCATACACTGCACTCTCAGGAGGGGTAAGAGCATATTGTCAACGTCGTTACTCAGTTATGAGGCCTTTCAGGCAGTGGCTTGAGCTGCTTTACGTAAAAAGGTTGAAGTCCAGGTCAATTACCCTAAAGAAAGACATTGTGCACTGTCACTTGTGCAAAGAGATGTTATTTGGCTCTCTGCTGATAAGAGGTATGAGATTAAAAGATTGTTGGTATGGATGaacgtgtgtgcttgtttgtcagGCTGATATTTCTGTCATCTCTCTTATTCACACATAGGCAAATGGTGTGATTGTAAGATGTCTAATTTGCTACCACTTGTGTGAGTGATTGAGGCATGCAAGGGTCTGCGGTACTTGAGCCAGGGCTGGGGTTTGGCCTGGATAGGTTGGGTCAGAAAAGGCTAGGGGGTTACATACACTAAATCAGCAATTATCTACATCATTATAAGTACTTTATTTTATAAGattatttaaatgtgtgttttgttctATGATTAAAGGGCAAAACTATTAGCAGTTATATTTGCTCTATTTCTATTCAGATACCTATGGTTATGAAGAGATGGACGTTAAGAGCTGGATGGCTGACAAGAGTTATAGGGCAGTTTCATAAATGATTGGGTTTGCACTTTGCTCGACAGCCAAAAATCTTTCGTGCGTTGTTGCCTAACTGACGTCTAAAGTGAACAGTTGACCAGTAGTTCTAAGAGACTGAGGGGCTTAACACGCGCATTCAATTGACCCAAAATGCTCCTCCATTAGACAACTTTTGGCAAGACCATCCTCGATTCCGGGTAAACTTAACCACATCTAACTGAGGCTGCTGCTCAGTTGAAGATGTGTCCTTTTTTATCCAGGTCAAGTAATGTTCATAATTTAACGCTGTTCTGGAACCGTGTTGTGGTAAAAATCGTCTGGCGCCAGAGGCATGGGAGTGAGAACAAGCCACCTAACAAACTGACGTTTAAGTGCCGCGGATTTACGGTAGCTCTATCCCAGCAATGTCTCAAACCGCCCTCATCTTGCCACAGAATCAGAAATATTCAAAGGACATTGATCGTTTATCATGCTGCATCGTACACTCTAAACAGTTAAATACGACTGGTTTGGGACAATTGTAAATCATGCGTGCAGTCTGAACACACTGATACCAAATTGTGGGCGCTCAGTGATTTTTTTGACACCCTTTATCTGTGCGCAACGTGCGTAAAGTGACTATTACTGGACTGGTCATGAGGGATAGGGATGGGCGAGTCTATTGCAAAGTTATCATCTCATCATAGTTCTGAAAGAGTTGTTGAAGGCTATCTCTTAGGCTTTTTTAAAGGTGATATCGGCCTATACCATTTTCAATTCTGCACTTCAGTCAGTTACTTTAATGACAATGAATGATAAAGATCTCAAAACAGTTTAGAGCTTAAACCACAAATCTAATGGTGTTAAATATTTCCGATGCGGTATCACGCGTTATTCCGTTTGTGTCTGTCAGTATCATGCGGTTCCTTTCCGCACGAGAAAGGAGGAGTTCGAGAACAGCCTTTAAGGAACATACTGTCAGCGCACGGGTCAAACATTTACTGACCGTAGACCAACCGGATCTCCAAATGTTTGATTTTCCCCGCTTGCAATTGGGTATCAATGGGCGGCACTCCAAGGAATAACATCTCCCCATCAGTAAAGCTGCGGTGCAGCATGCGCGCCTTTGCCAAGCACAGTTTGACAGAACAATTTCGATTTTAGGATGAAGAGAACTTACATGGATGATTATTTGACCGCATCCGATATTTTGGCTCAACACTGAAGTGGAAATAAAAAGAGATGTGCATCAGTGGTCAATACAAGCTTTATACGTCTCGTGAAAATACAACAAACTATTTTTCAGGACAGCGTAAAGGTGCGTCAATGTGAATTCATAGTCAATTTCATCTTCTTTCTATCTCATCTTTCGTCTCAAATCAACCTTTTAATCTTGATAGGCTATaggcttttttgttcagtgGGCAATACGAGGCATGTCTTTTCTTGAATTAAAACTTGACAACTTTTACTCAGTCTTAAAACGTTTACTTCTCATAGGCGTACCCGTTGACTCCTTTATTTGTCTTATTTTGTGTCAATCTTAAAGTTTATTTGGAGACAAGAATATGCTCAAACTATATGGACCATACTACCACAGAACCCCAATACATTTTCACCATGAAGACTGAATGACAGGGTAGTCTGCTGAAAGATTATGTTTTTAGAGTAATTACTCTTAGTTAGGGGTTAACCCTTTAACCTTTCCCCACCGGTTAAGATTTACGGTAAGGATTAAAGTTGGTGCCTATTCACCTGACCACAGAGTAGTACATTTCATAATAGCCACATTTTCATACCCCTCAgcgcaaggccgtagccatggagtcaacattagGGGGGACGAAATCAGCTGGGGAAGTtccctttccttcttttttttacgtttagttatgaatatgattacattttttatgataattttcGGATAGCATGCGTGGTTGCACATCTATAATTTCTTTATATTTTTGTATCAATATAtagggggggacattttgaccagatttgagtattgggggggatgtgtcccccccaatatatattatgattacagcCCTGCCTCAGCATACGCGTGGTGAAGGTCAAGTCACCCATTGTTGTAAATAAGAAAGACTCAAGTTCCTCGTGTTGTTTGTTGTAGGACCGACTGCAGCTGTGTGCGAGAGGCGGACATGAACCGTAGTTCCCAGCAGCACAGTTTCGTCATGCACCATATGGAGCTGAGTCCCCTCACCATGTACATGGACGACAACGCGACCCACAACGCCAGCAATGGGGAGCATAACGCCACTGGCTGCGTGCAGATTCGAATCCCGCAAGAGTTGTTCCTAACGCTGGGCCTCATTAGTCTGGTTGAAAACATTCTTGTGGTGCTGGCCATCATAAAAAATCGCAACCTGCACTCACCCATGTACTACTTTatctgctgtctggctgtctccgACATGCTGGTGAGCGTCAGTAATGTGGTGGAGACGCTGTTCATGCTCCTGAACGAGCAGGGGTTGCTGCAGGTGACCCAAGATATGCTGAGACACCTGGACAATGTCATAGACATTATGATCTGCAGCTCTGTGGTGTCCTCGCTGTCTTTCCTGTGCACCATCGCTGCAGATAGATACATCACCATCTTCTACGCTCTACGCTACCACAGCATTATGACCACGCAGCGCGCCGTGGTCATTATCGTCCTGGTGTGGATGGCCAGCATCACCTCCAGTACGCTATTTATCGTCTACCACACCGACAACGCCGTAATTGTTTGCCTGGTGACGTTCTTTTTCATCACGCTAGTGTTCACTGCCGTGCTCTACTTGCACATGTTCATTCTGGCACACGTGCACTCGCGGCGCATCATGGCCTTTCACAAGAGCCGCCGCCAGGCCACGAGCATGAAGGGAGCCATCACGCTCACCATCCTGCTTGGGGTCTTCATCCTCTGCTGGGGCCctttcttcctccacctcatcctcatcctcacctgtcCCAAGACGCCATTCTGTACCTGTTTTTTCAGCCACTTTAACCttttcctcatcctcatcatctgtAATTCGCTCATCGATCCTCTCATCTATGCCTATCGGAGCCAGGAGCTGCGAAAAACGCTCAAAGAACTGCTCATCTGCTCATGGTGCTGGCACTTCAGTATGTGACAGCGGGCCCCATGTTCACACCTGAATCCAAACTCTAACCCTGGCATCGAGCTGACGGAGATGGTTAATAATGAAAGGAGTTGAAATAGTTTGGGGAGTGGAAGGTTGGCCTCTTCAAAGCGTTGTTGTGATGCCAATGGTGAAAACGTGTCTGGCCTCAAACGGTCGAGTTCCGTTTCTTTGTTGATCTACCGGGAAGGAATTCAGGATAGCGGGACATTGCAGTTTGTGCATGTTGCGCTTAGGATCGTAGCTTTTTCTATGGTTGAGGCTCTGGGCCTAAGACTTTAAGACACAGTATCAATTAAAACTATCTCATTATAATGATCGTTTCCTTCCAACTGCCAAGCGGAGCTCTCTTTAAGAATATCCTAATGAACATTTGCCTGCCACGGGTCCAGTTTTCTCAGGGAACGAAAATACTAACTTTTATTGCTATATGTTGAGTTGGAATACATGGTTGGTAAATAAAGGTAAAATGCTGTGCTGCATATAGCTCAAGaacatgttttttcattcattcaaatttGAGTAATATGGTCAGTCATACTCCTACAGGAGTGTTCGGAATTCTGAAGGACAT
The window above is part of the Osmerus mordax isolate fOsmMor3 chromosome 13, fOsmMor3.pri, whole genome shotgun sequence genome. Proteins encoded here:
- the mc1r gene encoding melanocyte-stimulating hormone receptor, with the translated sequence MNRSSQQHSFVMHHMELSPLTMYMDDNATHNASNGEHNATGCVQIRIPQELFLTLGLISLVENILVVLAIIKNRNLHSPMYYFICCLAVSDMLVSVSNVVETLFMLLNEQGLLQVTQDMLRHLDNVIDIMICSSVVSSLSFLCTIAADRYITIFYALRYHSIMTTQRAVVIIVLVWMASITSSTLFIVYHTDNAVIVCLVTFFFITLVFTAVLYLHMFILAHVHSRRIMAFHKSRRQATSMKGAITLTILLGVFILCWGPFFLHLILILTCPKTPFCTCFFSHFNLFLILIICNSLIDPLIYAYRSQELRKTLKELLICSWCWHFSM